Proteins co-encoded in one Crateriforma spongiae genomic window:
- the hpnE gene encoding hydroxysqualene dehydroxylase HpnE — MTARVTIIGGGLAGLAAAESLSRFGTDKVAIRLIESRRQTGGRAGSFHDSASGQTVDYCQHVAMGCCTNFIDFVQRMKLDRHFRVYDQLTFLHRSGSSRFAASRRIPPPLHLAGAFGRLSYLSWPQKCRVAYGVWRLMRTPASELRQLTAKQWLIRNRQDDACIANFWDVILVSALGEHTRYAAADAAQKVILDGFASHPDASDVWVPAMPLSQLFGIQATERIQRDGVDVIRGAPVRTVVRSDGSFQIRTASGQQTSDAVIAAVPWHQMAKIDWQTNSDRGNDWFARFASIPSSAITGIHLWLDRPITTLPHVVLVGTLAQWLFREPIAETKHPSTNDWVGGTPAFYHQIVISGAVDVAGESKEALVSQVMQELRDFFPDARDAKLLRHRVVTDPNSVFSVTPQVQELRPATDTPFDGLFLAGDWVDTGWPSTMEGAVRSGRMAAARVAQRCGLNPSPLTPDLSPGRLYRWFSNRP, encoded by the coding sequence ATGACCGCGCGGGTGACCATCATTGGCGGTGGTTTGGCGGGGTTGGCCGCTGCCGAATCGTTGTCCCGGTTCGGGACCGACAAAGTGGCGATCCGTCTGATTGAATCACGACGCCAAACCGGTGGTCGCGCCGGGTCGTTCCACGATTCGGCGTCCGGGCAAACTGTCGACTATTGCCAGCACGTCGCAATGGGGTGCTGTACGAACTTCATCGACTTTGTCCAGCGAATGAAGTTGGATCGGCATTTCCGCGTCTATGATCAACTGACGTTTTTGCATCGCAGCGGCAGCAGTCGCTTTGCGGCATCGCGTCGAATCCCACCACCGTTGCATCTGGCCGGGGCGTTCGGGCGGCTAAGCTATTTGTCGTGGCCCCAGAAGTGTCGTGTGGCTTATGGGGTTTGGCGTTTGATGCGAACGCCGGCGTCGGAGTTGCGGCAACTGACGGCCAAGCAATGGTTGATTCGCAACCGACAGGACGATGCGTGTATCGCCAATTTCTGGGACGTGATTTTGGTCAGTGCACTGGGCGAACACACACGCTACGCGGCGGCGGATGCTGCGCAGAAAGTGATTCTGGATGGTTTCGCGTCGCATCCCGATGCGTCCGATGTCTGGGTCCCCGCAATGCCGTTGTCTCAGTTGTTTGGGATTCAGGCAACGGAACGGATCCAACGCGACGGGGTCGATGTCATTCGAGGGGCTCCGGTGCGAACGGTTGTCCGCAGTGACGGCTCGTTTCAGATCCGAACGGCCAGCGGCCAGCAGACCTCTGATGCAGTGATTGCTGCGGTCCCCTGGCACCAGATGGCAAAGATCGATTGGCAAACGAACAGTGACCGTGGCAATGATTGGTTCGCCCGATTTGCGTCGATTCCATCCAGTGCGATCACAGGAATCCATCTTTGGCTGGACCGACCGATTACAACGCTGCCGCACGTGGTGTTGGTGGGGACGCTGGCACAATGGTTGTTCCGCGAACCGATCGCAGAAACCAAGCATCCGTCGACCAACGATTGGGTTGGCGGAACTCCGGCGTTTTATCACCAGATCGTGATCAGTGGTGCGGTGGATGTCGCAGGCGAATCGAAAGAGGCGTTGGTTTCGCAAGTGATGCAGGAATTGCGAGACTTCTTTCCGGACGCGCGGGATGCCAAACTGTTGCGGCATCGCGTCGTTACCGATCCAAATTCCGTTTTCTCAGTGACCCCCCAGGTGCAGGAATTGCGGCCGGCTACCGACACACCCTTTGATGGTCTATTTCTGGCAGGCGACTGGGTCGATACCGGCTGGCCGTCGACGATGGAAGGAGCGGTTCGCAGTGGGCGCATGGCTGCCGCACGCGTCGCCCAGCGATGTGGCTTGAATCCGTCGCCATTGACGCCTGATTTGTCTCCCGGACGGCTGTATCGCTGGTTTTCCAACCGTCCCTAA